The following are encoded in a window of Phaseolus vulgaris cultivar G19833 chromosome 3, P. vulgaris v2.0, whole genome shotgun sequence genomic DNA:
- the LOC137806929 gene encoding uncharacterized protein, which translates to MGWESYVVVHNIAKRHNVGTLARSATAFGVSELILVGRRDFNCFGSHGSSSHLRFRHFHSLHDARDFLKDKDCDICGVEITNDALPVNHHPFKKSTAFLLGNEGQGLSPKEIQICDFFVYIPQYGAGTASLNVTVAASIVLHHFAVWAGFEERSRDGSKFVVGERPVKQGRRNYCTEAKDSIIEERKARRESAANGFFDEAESSNSSANLLDTLFVDG; encoded by the exons ATGGGGTGGGAGAGCTACGTGGTGGTGCACAACATAGCAAAGAGGCACAACGTAGGAACGCTGGCTCGCAGTGCCACCGCGTTTGGCGTCTCAGAACTCATCCTCGTTGGCCGTAGAGATTTCAACTGTTTCGGCAGCCATGGCTCCTCCTCCCACCTCCGATTTCGACACTTCCACTCGCTCCACGACGCTCGCGACTTCCTCAAAGACAAAGACTGTGATATTTGCGGCGTTGAGATCACAAACGACGCTCTCCCTGTCAACCACCACCCTTTCAAGAAGAGCACCGCATTCCTACTCGGAAACGAG GGCCAGGGTCTTTCTCCTAAGGAAATTCAGATATGCGACTTTTTCGTCTATATTCCTCAATATGGCGCCGGCACTGCTTCCTTGAATGTCACTGTAGCTGCTTCCATTGTGCTCCATCATTTCGCAG TCTGGGCTGGTTTTGAAGAGAGATCTCGTGATGGAAGTAAATTTGTTGTGGGTGAAAGACCCGTAAAACAGGGTCGACGTAATTACTGCACTGAAGCAAAAGATTCTATCATTGAAGAGCGTAAAGCTAGAAGAGAAAGTGCTGCCAATGGTTTCTTTGACGAGGCTGAGAGTAGCAATTCATCTGCAAACCTCCTTGATACATTATTTGTTGATGGCTGA
- the LOC137839421 gene encoding uncharacterized protein produces MVIMVDIEKFAIAKVLVDQGSSIDILYWETFKKMRISETEIKPYDEQIIGFSGERVDTKGYIDLFITFGDDSLRKTINIRYLLVNANTSYNILIGRPSINRLKAIVSTPHLAMKFPSVNGNIVTVHADQKTARECYVASVKVELTKRLYTTTNGRSPSRRGRSQERRSRGRNSRKHLVALVDLDPRLDDPRMEAGEDL; encoded by the coding sequence ATGGTCATCATGGTGGACATAGAAAAATTTGCAATAGCGAAGGTCCTAGTAGACCAGGGTAGCTCGATCGACATCCTATATTGGGAAACCTTTAAGAAGATGCGCATTTCCGAAACAGAGATAAAACCTTATGATGAACAGATAATTGGATTTTCAGGAGAACGTGTAGATACCAAGGGATACATTGATTTATTCATTACTTTCGGTGATGACTCTCTAAGGAAGACAATTAACATCCGATACCTGCTAGTCAATGCCAACACCTCTTACAACATACTGATCGGACGTCCTTCTATCAACAGGTTGAAAGCTATTGTTTCCACCCCTCATTTGGCCATGAAGTTTCCTTCTGTTAATGGAAATATTGTGACGGTGCATGCCGATCAAAAGACTGCACGGGAGTGCTATGTAGCTAGCGTAAAAGTTGAACTGACCAAGCGATTATATACTACGACGAACGGTCGATCCCCCAGTAGAAGAGGACGGTCGCAAGAAAGGCGTTCTAGAGGTCGAAACTCCAGGAAACACTTAGTTGCCTTGGTAGACCTGGATCCAAGGCTGGATGACCCTCGGATGGAGGCCGGAGAGGACCTTTAA
- the LOC137806927 gene encoding protein DMP2-like: MIADTSSLLPSTSKNNGLRNSTLASVGASVGNLIKLLPTGTVFVFQFLNPVLTNSGECHATNKSLCAILLLLCGLSCAFSSFTDSYTGNDKQRHYGIVTPKGLWPSPASNSVDLSSYRLKFGDLVHAVLSLTVFAVLGLLDSNTVQCFYPGFQSTQKLLLQVIPTAIGAVAGGLFMIFPNYRHGIGYPLTSDSNDTAPPHNPNHNA; this comes from the coding sequence ATGATTGCAGACACTTCATCATTGTTACCAAGTACCTCAAAAAACAATGGTTTGAGAAACAGCACCCTCGCATCAGTTGGCGCATCAGTTGGCAACCTCATAAAGCTTCTCCCAACAGGCACAGTGTTCGTGTTCCAATTTCTCAACCCCGTTTTGACCAACAGTGGTGAATGCCACGCCACCAACAAGTCCCTCTGCGCCATTCTCCTTCTGCTCTGTGGCCTCAGTTGCGCCTTTTCTTCCTTCACTGATAGTTACACAGGTAATGACAAGCAGAGGCACTATGGCATCGTAACCCCCAAGGGACTCTGGCCTTCTCCGGCTTCCAACTCCGTTGACCTGTCAAGCTACAGACTCAAGTTTGGAGACTTGGTGCATGCTGTGTTGTCGTTGACTGTGTTTGCAGTGTTGGGGCTATTGGACAGCAACACTGTGCAGTGCTTCTACCCTGGTTTTCAGTCAACTCAGAAGCTTCTTCTTCAAGTGATTCCCACAGCTATTGGGGCAGTAGCGGGTGGGTTGTTCATGATTTTTCCCAATTATCGCCATGGAATTGGATACCCTTTAACTTCTGATTCCAACGACACAGCTCCTCCTCACAATCCGAATCACAATGCCTAA